The Hippoglossus stenolepis isolate QCI-W04-F060 chromosome 11, HSTE1.2, whole genome shotgun sequence genome includes a window with the following:
- the LOC118117369 gene encoding cyclic AMP-responsive element-binding protein 3-like protein 3-A — MALKTEKAHPGLDFIDLLLRNTDETIGYHSNQSWTITFNDAQSPERSSADDFLDSLLGGSDSSTPASPLWSPCTTDSGINEDPLMDHTESPHPTFDAPAIPQAPGNQLPASEKTASIDQSRESSNLQEQFGIAYYLTTNQSSALLSSQTLTVKDLLLSNLGQKAQQFPQHSLPELQLDEDEKTLLAKEGLNLPGKLPLSKIEEKVLKKIRRKIRNKRSAQESRKKKREYVDCLEGRMSACSAHNLELQRKIQQLEETNHALLEQLNQAQALLSSSSSKTTQKGTCILVLLLSFSLLISSNFQPDPYSHLSQAEYTETKVPSRSLQSVDEVQDVPPPPLLTVFRGFEALSSLTEKLWTWADFPMVDVQSSYHQDHRHRDNH; from the exons atgGCACTGAAAACAGAGAAG GCGCACCCTGGGTTGGACTTCATTGACCTCCTGCTCAGGAACACTGATGAAACCATTGGTTACCACAGCAACCAATCGTGGACTATCACATTTAATGAT GCACAGAGTCCAGAGAGAAGCTCTGCTGATGATTTCCTGGACTCCCTGCTGGGGGGGAGTGACTCCTCCACGCCGGCGTCCCCACTGTGGTCACCTTGCACGACCGACAGTGGCATCAATGAGGACCCCCTGATGGATCACACGGAGAGCCCTCACCCAACCTTTGACGCACCGGCTATCCCTCAGGCTCCAGGAAATCAGCTGCCAGCCAGTGAAAAAACTGCCTCCATTGATCAAA GTCGGGAGTCCAGCAACCTGCAGGAGCAGTTTGGAATCGCATACTACCTCACGACGAACCAAAGCTCTGCTCTGTTGTCCAGTCAGACGCTCACAGTGAAGGACCTGCTGTTGTCGAACCTGGGACAGAAA GCACAACAATTCCCCCAGCATTCCCTGCCAGAGCTTCAGCTTGACGAGGATGAGAAGACACTTCTGGCTAAAGAGGGTTTGAACCTGCCGGGCAAACTGCCCCTGTCCAAG ATTGAAGAGAAGGTTTTAAAGAAGATCCGGCGGAAAATCCGCAACAAGCGCTCGGCTCAGGAAAGtcggaagaagaagagggaataTGTCGATTGTCTGGAGGGAAG GATGTCTGCATGCAGCGCTCACAacctggagctgcagagaaagatcCAGCAGTTGGAGGAGACCAACCA TGCTCTGTTGGAGCAGTTAAACCAGGCGCAGGCTCTGCtttccagcagctccagcaaGACAACGCAAAAAGGGACCTGCATCCTG gttctgctcctctctttctctctccttattTCCTCAAATTTTCAGCCAGACCCTTACAGCCATCTCAGCCAGGCGGAGTACACAGAGACCAAAG TGCCATCCCGCTCCCTGCAGTCAGTGGATGAAGTGCAAGacgtccctcctcctccactcctcactGTCTTCAGGGGCTTTGAGGCCTTGAGCAGCCTGACCGAGAAGCTCTGGACCTGGGCAGATTTCCCCATGGTAGACGTCCAGTCCTCTTACCACCAGGATCACAGGCACCGGGACAATCACTGA